Within Styela clava chromosome 8, kaStyClav1.hap1.2, whole genome shotgun sequence, the genomic segment AACTGCAGCCTTGTGCATAATGTGTTGTAATCTGCATTCATATCCTGTTGTTGATAACGCTGGTGTTATACATCCAAACAGATAGAATGTTTTGTAGAGATGATTGTCTatagaaatttaatttattaaataaaatttataataatatataaattaggtaCGGTTCAAAGGCACACATCATAAACAGAATTCAgggaaattttagaaaaattctGTGATATCATACGGGATTACTGATATCACTAACATtctcattttttgaatttttcatataatGGTTTAGGAGAGAAAACTTggtcccgtagtatatgtaccaagttcgggttaggccaaaatttcattacgattttccttattttagttctattttgagttcggggactgtctgtgttagccaagtgatcaCCTGTCCATAGCTGtcattccctttacacaacttgtcggtaaaagtagacgaacaaagttacctccatattggtaccaaacttctggagcgcccaaagaAGTCTAATGAAGAGCAATTCTCAACTTGAGTACTGAAATACTTACTGACGTCCTGGTACACTTCCACTTCATTACCATCAGTATCATTAGCATAAACGATAACACTTGACGCTGGTGAAGAAGCTGTACAGGGATTGTAAATAGAGCTTGAacgttttcttcttttttttgtaACAGGCTCATTTTGATCTTCTTCTTTTactaaaaaatttaatagtcagAATAAAGATTTCTAATTATCATAAATTTACCGCTCATCTTTTGCTCTAAAATTTACCCTGCACAAGCGAACACTGTTATCTAACAATATGTGAGGAGCCATCATTTTTTGGGGGACCAATATCTTTTTACTCCGGAAGTGTGTAtctaatttattacactttaGGTGAGGTGGCGGGAATGGGATTTGAACACGAGAAATTTACTTTTTCCATCGTCTTGTTTTATGATAGATGAGCCGGAATAGAGATTATTAAGAGTTCCACCACATTCAACATTGGAATGCTTAATATGACTATTCAgactaattttttttaccaaataaCAATGCACATTGGGTGCTTTTTAAACTCTATGTTGTGTAGTATTATGTagaatttcatcaaaaatttaagaataatttTGTCACCTTAATTAAATTTACTATCGGACGCAAGTATGAAAAATCTGTAAACAGTAAGCAAGTGTGCCTAGTAATTCAGAGTATTTAAATTACTTTCCACATAATATTGCCAACCTAACGTATATATAAGCTGATTGGTCTTATCAAAGGCAAAACTGTGTACACAACTAAATTAACTATGTTTCGTACACAGTTTTGCTGCTATATAACGAGAATAAAGAATGTGCTTTGAAGTCAAAATGTACATAATTAACAAAGCTTCATGCATCAATCTAGCAGGGAAATGTTTATACGGGTAGTATTTTGCGGTTCCCttgattgaattaaaaaaaaatttgtttttcaaacaGTATTATACTCATTATCTCACCATTTTCAGCTGCCAAAACTTCCTGAGTCAAATCTGTTAGTTCGCCACAGTTCTTGTTTTTGATATCTACACTTGCTGTTGCCACCATTTGTATTGTTTCATTGCAAGCTACTATGCAGCTTTTTAACCATGGGTGTTTTTCACATATATGATTCAAAGCTTTCAATTGAGTGCTGTTTTCAatctaaagaaaatttattttgtttgaaaacgttaataaaatgtcaactttcttatattttattgttcagaACAAGAATGCCAAAACCGAATAATATACTCAGGACGTGTGGCACAGGGCGgagataataattttttttatcacccTGAACCGTGTGTCCAGTGTAAAATACTTGTTATTATGCGGCCATCAGCGACGAGCCCCTAAATAAAGATATTGAAGAAGTAAATCCACAACTCAAATTTTTGACTCAAAATGATGAAGTGAATACTAACACTGAAAAACGATGTTAAAAAATAACAACGAAAAAcacattaaattttgttttatgaacCCCACggacgataaaaaaaaacaatgtgcTAGAATCTAGACACTgtaaaccgccaaaaaacacatTACCGGTAAGTTAGGTTGAGAATTATGTTACGTGAGTTACCactgaacacaattaaaataagatggcaagacattttaaatgctcgtaTCGGTAATGGAATATATTTTTGCGGAACAGAGATATCCTTATCCACTGAAAAAGTCTGGTCTTTTAAGGAATGGCATAAATCGTGAGTCTAATATatcagaaaatgaaattttggacACTTACATATTTGTAATTGTTCTTAAACGTAAATTCCTTCatgtataataatatttttatgtacCGGATGCATTATAATTTGTGTAACATAATTTTGTAGCAATTATAATAGCACTGAGTTTTAGAATGATTTTTATAGTTGTTATGAAAGTTATATTTACATTAAATGAGTAGTTTTGCCTCTTCAGTTCGTCATCTTTTGCTTTTTTCTCTTCCAATGATTTACAGGTGATCATGCTCGTAGAGATTGTGATGATGAAAATAATCCAAACAAtctaaattgaaagaaaaaatcgTTGGAAAAAATATAGCAATTGGAATTTATTGTAATAtgatatgtacaatatgtagaaaatgctatttttaacaagaaaatatatttacaaaatattgaaGAAGTTAAATTTTACTGAACATGGTAGCGATGGCGTAGTGGATTAAGTCATTAGACTCAATTATGTCGGCTTTAAACATATTAGCTGACCTTATGattgttaatataatttttttccatatttaatttatatattaccgttatattaatttaaaattgtatacGCGTGCATACagtaaaatatatgtaaatatatacatatatatatatatatacttgatcaaaaaacttcaaattaaatttatatgaaatatatatgtttatgaaTAGTATATAGCAGGAGTGTGAAACAGGCGGCCTGCATGCCACGACTCGGCCCACCAATCCATTCAGTGCGGCCCTTGTCAAAACTCAAGATTTTTCCCCATCGAGCATCAAATCATAATTCGACAGTTTATGATATAACTTATATATAAGATGATGACAACGAACTATGcacaaatacaaaattttaaatgttccaccaaaatgttatttcaattaaaattgtgcattgtgagaattttttattttgttgtgtacgtggaaaaactaatttttttgtgtggctCAGCTAAATGTcggaagttggttatatggcccactgtcgaaaaatgttgcacacccctgatagAAAGCAAACATGAATTTGTTACAATCCAATAAATTTCTTACCTTCATTTTTATATCTTGTAATACCGTATTTGTCGAAGAAATATTCAAGTTTAAtataaatctgaaaatattaaaaataatatatttattttgttttttacagGGAATTTTTGAACCTTTCTTGAAGAGTTTCTATGTTAGATCAACCGATCCAACTCATGTCCGAATCCTGAAGCTTGAAGCATTAACTAACCTTGCTTCTGAAACGAACATTTCGACAATATTACGAGAATTCcaggtaaattttgtaaattgaatTCAAATCGTAAAAACCGAATGTTCCATAATTATAAAAATCATATTCATGCcgctatatattatattttttttatgctcTTCAAGTATTCAAGGGCAATATATATCGCCTATTTCGAAGTATCGGCTAATCTTAATCCTCAAAACTTCTAAATTTTCTGTCCTACCCCTATCTTTCTATCTGCcttatatataatattcctgTCTGCAGAATTTTGATTTAGATATTTCGCGCTTCAGATGTCCCCTCGTTCGTTTTGGATCATTGACCAAGCGTCTGTTGACAAAATACCTCATTACTACATTTTGGAAACATCGTGCTCTTAAAAATACTGGTTTTAATTTATCATCTCTATTGTAGAAATGTAATATCAGTTTGGACTTTTAATTCTATCTATTTtcgtttcatgattttttttcgATTTAAGAATGGTATTAGTCACACTTTATTTGGGGAAAAGtcattggataaaaagaaagaTGTTTGCTAGAAAATTCCGTCGTGCAGTTTACACCTCGCACGGCGAGTCATACCGTGCCTAACAGTGAAATAAACTTACTCCCACATAAAGGGTACCTAAAGATTCATCACACTAATGACTACTATTTTTTGACttaaactttcaaaatatttgaaatatttgttctCCTGCAACCACTCACTGatttactgtttttaaatgtATACTGGTAGTGGCTGAAATTTGTCTCTTATGACCAATGTTCTTACTCAAGAGCCAGCACATGTACTTTCTGTAT encodes:
- the LOC120345347 gene encoding uncharacterized protein LOC120345347 is translated as MKIVWIIFIITISTSMITCKSLEEKKAKDDELKRQNYSFNIENSTQLKALNHICEKHPWLKSCIVACNETIQMVATASVDIKNKNCGELTDLTQEVLAAENVKEEDQNEPVTKKRRKRSSSIYNPCTASSPASSVIVYANDTDGNEVEVYQDVNNHLYKTFYLFGCITPALSTTGYECRLQHIMHKAAVFPPDSYTLEVRNIWIPATCVLMR